Proteins found in one Anabas testudineus chromosome 1, fAnaTes1.2, whole genome shotgun sequence genomic segment:
- the camk2d2 gene encoding calcium/calmodulin-dependent protein kinase type II delta 2 chain isoform X7: protein MALTICTRFTDEYQLFEELGKGAFSVVRRCVKISSGQEYAAKIINTKKLSARDHQKLEREARICRLLKHPNIVRLHDSISEEGFHYLVFDLVTGGELFEDIVAREYYSEADASHCIQQILESVHHCHVNGIVHRDLKPENLLLASKLKGAAVKLADFGLAIEVQGDQQAWFGFAGTPGYLSPEVLRKDPYGKPVDMWACGVILYILLVGYPPFWDEDQHRLYQQIKAGAYDFPSPEWDTVTPEAKDLINKMLTINPSKRITAAEALKHPWICQRSTVASMMHRQETVECLKKFNARRKLKGAILTTLLVTRNFSAAKSLLNKKPDGVKEPQTTVIHNPVDGNKESIESANTTIEDEDVKARKQEIIKVTEQLIESINNGDFESYAKICDPGLTSFEPEALGNLVEGHDFHRFYFENALSKGNKPVHTILLNPHVHLIGENAACIAYIRLTQYMDTSGMPRTMQSEETRVWHRRDGKWQNIHFHRSGSPSIPSQ from the exons ATGGCGTTGACGATCTGCACAAGATTTACCGACGAGTATCAGCTGTTCGAGGAGCTGGGGAA GGGTGCTTTTTCTGTGGTCAGGAGATGTGTGAAGATCTCCTCTGGACAAGAATATGCTGCCAAAATCATCAACACGAAGAAGCTTTCTGCCAGAg atcATCAAAAGCTGGAGAGAGAGGCGAGGATTTGCCGTTTACTGAAGCACCCCAACATCG TACGACTCCATGACAGCATATCAGAAGAGGGTTTCCACTATCTTGTGTTTGATCT GGTCACAGGAGGAGAGCTGTTTGAGGACATCGTAGCCAGGGAGTACTACAGCGAGGCTGATgccag CCACTGCATACAGCAGATCCTGGAGAGCGTCCATCACTGCCATGTTAATGGGATCGTCCACAGGGATCTGAAG CCTGAGAACCTTCTATTGGCCAGTAAGCTGAAGGGGGCGGCGGTCAAGTTGGCTGACTTTGGGCTGGCTATCGAGGTGCAGGGGGACCAGCAGGCATGGTTTG GTTTTGCTGGCACCCCTGGTTACTTGTCTCCTGAAGTCCTGAGGAAAGATCCATATGGGAAACCAGTGGACATGTGGGCCTGTg GTGTGATTTTGTATATCCTGCTGGTGGGCTACCCTCCTTTCTGGGATGAGGATCAGCATCGCCTATACCAACAAATCAAGGCTGGGGCCTATGAT TTCCCGTCCCCAGAGTGGGACACTGTAACTCCAGAGGCCAAAGATCTGATCAACAAGATGCTGACCATCAATCCCAGCAAACGCATCACTGCTGCAGAGGCCCTTAAACACCCCTGGATCTGt CAACGGTCCACTGTAGCTTCCATGATGCACAGGCAGGAGACTGTGGAGTGCCTGAAGAAATTCAATGCCAGGAGGAAACTCAAG GGAGCCATATTGACCACTTTGCTGGTCACAAGAAACTTCTCAG CAGCCAAGAGTTTGCTCAACAAGAAGCCAGACGGCGTTAAG GAACCACAGACAACTGTGATCCACAACCCTGTGGATGGAAACAAG GAATCTATTGAGAGTGCTAACACTACCATAGAGGATGAAGATGTAAAAG CTCGCAAACAGGAAATTATCAAAGTCACTGAACAGCTGATTGAGTCTATCAACAACGGAGACTTTGAGTCCTACGC GAAGATCTGTGATCCTGGTCTTACTTCCTTTGAGCCAGAGGCCCTGGGCAACCTGGTGGAAGGACACGACTTCCATCGATTTTACTTTGAGAATG CCCTCTCCAAAGGGAACAAGCCGGTTCACACTATCCTCTTGAACCCACACGTGCACCTAATTGGGGAAAATGCTGCATGTATTGCCTATATTCGACTGACCCAGTATATGGATACAAGCGGCATGCCCCGCACCATGCAGTCCGAGGAGACTCGTGTGTGGCATCGCCGTGACGGCAAGTGGCAGAATATCCACTTTCACCGCTCCGGCTCGCCCAGCATCCCCTCCCAGTAA
- the camk2d2 gene encoding calcium/calmodulin-dependent protein kinase type II delta 2 chain isoform X4 yields MALTICTRFTDEYQLFEELGKGAFSVVRRCVKISSGQEYAAKIINTKKLSARDHQKLEREARICRLLKHPNIVRLHDSISEEGFHYLVFDLVTGGELFEDIVAREYYSEADASHCIQQILESVHHCHVNGIVHRDLKPENLLLASKLKGAAVKLADFGLAIEVQGDQQAWFGFAGTPGYLSPEVLRKDPYGKPVDMWACGVILYILLVGYPPFWDEDQHRLYQQIKAGAYDFPSPEWDTVTPEAKDLINKMLTINPSKRITAAEALKHPWICQRSTVASMMHRQETVECLKKFNARRKLKGAILTTLLVTRNFSAAKSLLNKKPDGVKVNNKANTVTSPKDTGPAPALEPQTTVIHNPVDGNKESIESANTTIEDEDVKARKQEIIKVTEQLIESINNGDFESYAKICDPGLTSFEPEALGNLVEGHDFHRFYFENALSKGNKPVHTILLNPHVHLIGENAACIAYIRLTQYMDTSGMPRTMQSEETRVWHRRDGKWQNIHFHRSGSPSIPSQ; encoded by the exons ATGGCGTTGACGATCTGCACAAGATTTACCGACGAGTATCAGCTGTTCGAGGAGCTGGGGAA GGGTGCTTTTTCTGTGGTCAGGAGATGTGTGAAGATCTCCTCTGGACAAGAATATGCTGCCAAAATCATCAACACGAAGAAGCTTTCTGCCAGAg atcATCAAAAGCTGGAGAGAGAGGCGAGGATTTGCCGTTTACTGAAGCACCCCAACATCG TACGACTCCATGACAGCATATCAGAAGAGGGTTTCCACTATCTTGTGTTTGATCT GGTCACAGGAGGAGAGCTGTTTGAGGACATCGTAGCCAGGGAGTACTACAGCGAGGCTGATgccag CCACTGCATACAGCAGATCCTGGAGAGCGTCCATCACTGCCATGTTAATGGGATCGTCCACAGGGATCTGAAG CCTGAGAACCTTCTATTGGCCAGTAAGCTGAAGGGGGCGGCGGTCAAGTTGGCTGACTTTGGGCTGGCTATCGAGGTGCAGGGGGACCAGCAGGCATGGTTTG GTTTTGCTGGCACCCCTGGTTACTTGTCTCCTGAAGTCCTGAGGAAAGATCCATATGGGAAACCAGTGGACATGTGGGCCTGTg GTGTGATTTTGTATATCCTGCTGGTGGGCTACCCTCCTTTCTGGGATGAGGATCAGCATCGCCTATACCAACAAATCAAGGCTGGGGCCTATGAT TTCCCGTCCCCAGAGTGGGACACTGTAACTCCAGAGGCCAAAGATCTGATCAACAAGATGCTGACCATCAATCCCAGCAAACGCATCACTGCTGCAGAGGCCCTTAAACACCCCTGGATCTGt CAACGGTCCACTGTAGCTTCCATGATGCACAGGCAGGAGACTGTGGAGTGCCTGAAGAAATTCAATGCCAGGAGGAAACTCAAG GGAGCCATATTGACCACTTTGCTGGTCACAAGAAACTTCTCAG CAGCCAAGAGTTTGCTCAACAAGAAGCCAGACGGCGTTAAG GTCAACAACAAAGCCAACACAGTGACCAGTCCTAAAGACACTGGCCCTGCCCCTGCACtg GAACCACAGACAACTGTGATCCACAACCCTGTGGATGGAAACAAG GAATCTATTGAGAGTGCTAACACTACCATAGAGGATGAAGATGTAAAAG CTCGCAAACAGGAAATTATCAAAGTCACTGAACAGCTGATTGAGTCTATCAACAACGGAGACTTTGAGTCCTACGC GAAGATCTGTGATCCTGGTCTTACTTCCTTTGAGCCAGAGGCCCTGGGCAACCTGGTGGAAGGACACGACTTCCATCGATTTTACTTTGAGAATG CCCTCTCCAAAGGGAACAAGCCGGTTCACACTATCCTCTTGAACCCACACGTGCACCTAATTGGGGAAAATGCTGCATGTATTGCCTATATTCGACTGACCCAGTATATGGATACAAGCGGCATGCCCCGCACCATGCAGTCCGAGGAGACTCGTGTGTGGCATCGCCGTGACGGCAAGTGGCAGAATATCCACTTTCACCGCTCCGGCTCGCCCAGCATCCCCTCCCAGTAA